TGCCCGCTTCCAACTAGGCCCGAGGCGCACAACGCGGCCCCGCGAGCGGACGCCAGCCACCCAGCCCCGTCCGTCCGATCTGGCCCCCTTGACCGCTTAAGCTCACCTCAGATACGATTAGTTACGCTTTTTGTTCCTTCCGTAATCGTATCGCCTTCGATTTGTTGCGTGGCCATAGTACTAGAGAGGGACGCCCTCTCCCTTCCTCTCGCTTCGCTTACACTTCTCCCCCTCCCCCAACCCAAACCCAACACAACTCCCCCGTGTCGCCTACACGCACTGGCCACGACCAAACCCTAGGCGCCGCCGCCCCCGGGGCCCTCAGGTACGCGCCTCTCGCCTATCCGCCGCCGGGATTCCGCCGCCGTCCGTGGCGCCGAGCGACTGAGAGATTCACACTAGGGTTCGTTGCGATTTCGTTGCTCAGGGTGATTTATGTTTTAGTTTTGTTCCTGTGCGTGATTGGATCAGGGCTGTCGTAGGGAGGAGAAGGAGTAGGAGATCGGTGAGGAGAGAAGGGGATTTATGTCCCAGCGAGGGGACAGGGGCGAGGGGCACGCCAGGAGACCCGGCCGGTCCAGCAGCTTCGGCGGCCACCGCGGAGGCGGAGTCGGCGGCGCGGGCAAGGGCGGCGCGGGCTCCTCAGGCCAGCCTCCTCTCTCATCCAACCGCAGGTAAATTACTGCCCTCGTTGATTCTGATTGCCCTCTGCCTCTGCGCCGCACGATTGGTTTGATCTCGCCGGGGATGATAGGGTTTTGATGAGAACCTTGGATCTCGATTGCAGCTTCAGAAAGCCCGGCAATGGCCACGGCGGGCACCAGAAGGTGGTGAACCAGCCCGACACCACTGGTTTCCAGCCTGCACCCGCGCCTGGCCCCCACCAAACTCCTGCGCGTCCGCCACCCGCGCCTCAGTATGCGGCCGTGCATGTTCCCGTCTCCGCGCCACGGCCGCAGCACCAAGGTGAGTGAGGTGTCCTGTTCTACTATCTTGTATTGCGTTTGTAATGGTGCAAACATGACCTAATGTGTTCCTTTGCTTGATTGCACATGTTTTTTGTTTGACTCACCAGATCCACAAGTGTCATCTTCATCGTCTGCCAGCGAGAAGCAGGCTAATCCGCCATTACCGAAAGCTACACATGCTGCTCCAAGGGCTCCACCAAAAAGCTCTAACCCACCGCTTCCTCAGGGAGGATCGAAAGGTTTGACTCAATTTTCTTCAATGTTATATACGCTGGTACATGTTTTTACATGTGCATGGTGACCATCTATGGTGGCATTGCACACCTTCTTTGCTCTGTCTATTATGACCATATAGGATAGGGTATATACTGCATGGGTAACCACCTTATTTTTCTTCTTGTTTATATTTTGTTTCAGGAGAACCATCGAAGGGGTTTAACTTTCAGTTTGGTAGTATAAATATGAATGGGCTACCGGTACGATTTTGTTATCCCTTTTTCATCTCCAGCTTGGGACATGAAGCTCTATATTAGCAATTACCTTTTGCTTTCTACTTACATTACAACTATTAAATATAAAATTTTGTACAGCAATTTCCTGCCAGAACAAGCTCagctcctccaaacttggatgagcaAAAACGTAATCAGGTATCTTGTCTTCTCTTGTTTATCTGATATTCTGATGTATGTTAATTCTTATTTGTTGGTTCAGTGCTTGTTTATTGGACTGCTAGAACTTAcagaaatattgatgtcccatgaCTAATTTGCCTTCCGGAGCACACAGCCAGTTCCTTTTGCATGTGTTGATGGTATTGATTTGATACGCGTTCTGAATCTGCCAGTGTTCTAAAAGATTCTATTTTATTTGTATGCCTTATTCAGGCACTTGTGGAGGAACTTAAGGTTGCACCTGCCCCTGTGCAACCAGCTCCGAAACAGCAGCTGTTGCAGCAGCATCCGCAGCCGCAGCAGAAGCAACAGCAGCAGCTGTCGCATCAACCACAGCAGGTTCCCCAGCAGCCACAGCAGCAGTCGACAAGAAAGGAAGCTGTTGGTTCCAGCCAACCTAACTCCATCAATCCCCATATTACATCACAATTGAAAAGAGATGTGCACCCATCTCCGTCTGTCTCCAATGTTACATCTCTTAGACCTACCGTTCAACAAATGCCTAGTGTTCAGATGCCGATCCCCTTTCACCACCCGCCGGCACAGGTTTCCTTGCAGTTTGGTGGTCATGGTGCACAACTGCAGCCTCAAGTCGTGCCCAGCTCATTTCAAATGTCAATAGGATTGACAGGCAGTAGTACACCGCAAGTCCCACAGCAGCTGTATGCCCCGACTCTGCAGCATCATCAATTGCAACAGCAAGCAATGATGCATCCTGGCCAGGGTATGGGTTATGTTCCTTCAGTTGCTCACCAATTCCCACAGCTGGGCAACATTCCTATGAGCATGGCATCGCAATATCCTCAGCAGCAGCCAAACAAGCATGCTACTACACGTAAGACTACCGTAAAAATTACTCATCCAGACACTCATGAAGAGTTGAAGCTTGATAAGAGGATGGACTCTTCTGGGCAGAGAGCTGCACCGAGTTTGACACAACAATCCCAGCCTGTTGGTAGTTATGCTCCTCATATGGGCTTCTTTCATCAGCAACCGAATTCCTACAATCAGCCAGGAATGTATTACTCTACTCCAGCTGGTGTGAACCAAGTTGCTACTGGATCCTCGGCTCCTAGATTTAATTATCCCGTCACTCAATCTGGGCAAGCGATGACATATATCAGTCCATCTGCAGCGCCTCCGGTATCTGGTCAGTCCCAATATACAGTTAAACCGCACCCTGTCGGGTTGCTGACTGAAAAATCCACTCATGTCACAATAAGTGCTCCACCAGCTAAATCTGAGCCACCTAAGTTACGTGCTTCTGAGGATGCTGCGTCAAGTCGGCAAAAGGATAATGAAGTTGTTTCTGGGATCATTGTTTCTAGTAAATCAACCCTTGAGAAGGAGGAGAGGAATGATCCTATAGTCACAGTGAAGCATCCCACTGTGATAAGCCCGTCCTTGCCAACTCATGGTGCAAAACCACAAACTTCAGTGACAGCATCTCCTGTTGCGAATTCAGTCTCACCTGTGGCTGGAGCTGATGGGAAAAGCAAAGAATCCATTGAAAGGACTGGATCATTTAAAGATAATAAGAAAATTGTCACTAAAAAGGATGTCAGGAATTCATCTGAACCACCAAATGTACGTTGTTGTTGGCCTCTTTCTGCCATGCTATGTTTGCATTTTTCCTAGGTTAGCATTTGCTTTTGTTCACATGTTTGTATGTTGTATTTTTTCAGTTGGCTTCATCTGTTGAAGATAAGGTGCAAACTGTAAAGGTTGGAGATGGTGATCACCAGGAAACTAAGAACCTGAACAATGAGTTGGATTTGACCAGCTCATCTTCAGGCTCAACGGTTCCACTGGCAGCAAGGAGGATCATTCCAGGGGCTGGTACAGCAAATGCTGACAGCACATCAGTAACTGGTGAGATCTTTAAATCTTTAGAATTGTACAGGGGTGCCTCTTAGTTTTTTCTAACTCATTTACTTTGGCAGCTGCTGATGTTCCTGGGACAGATAATAGCTCAAGAAGTCCATCTTCCGAGGGTACTGGTGAGCCTGGAGGAGTAGAAAGCTTTGCTGTTTCGGCTGTTGAATGTGATGAAAGCAAGCGGACTGACAAAGTTACGACAGATCCTAGCCAGGATAATATTTCTTCTGATGCTACCAAACATGGATTGCCTGAGGCATGTGCAGTGGACCCCACTGAACAGGCATCAGCAGTGACTTCTAATACTGATGATTCGTATGCAGCACCTCTAGTAACTAATCAGGAGCAGTTGCTGAAAGAGTCAGCTCCATCTGCTTCTGAGGAACAAGCTATGATGAATAACTCATCCAAGAATTCAGAGACTTCAGTACATTTTCTTGATGGCAATGCTGTGGACGTGACAACTTCTGGAACTTCAGAGCATACTGTTCAAAGTTCGAATGACGAAGGTGACTCAGATATTAGTCCAGAATCAGACCTAGCTGTTTGTAATGTTCCTCTAGTTTCATCTGAGGGGCAACTGAAATCTGAGAGTAGGGCAGATGATCAACAGGCTGCTGCACCAACAGTTTCAGTTCGACCAGTATCCAGGGAAAAGCCTAGTGTTGAGATCGCCAGGACAAAGTCCACAgctgggaagaagaagaagaataaaaagGAAATGCTTGCTAAGGCTGATGCTGCTGGGTCTTCAGATCTTTATAATGCATACAAAGGACCAGAAGAGAAGTCTGAAATTGTTGGTACTGTGGAGGGTGCTGATAGTTCTTCAACAGTTGATACAACTCATGTGCTGCCTGATGAACCGGAAAGGGATGTAAATACAGCTGCAGATGATTGTAAGAAAAAAGTTGAGCCTGATGATTGGGAAGATGCTGCAGACATGTCTACTCCAAAGCTGCCATCAGATTCTGGAAACCAGGCTGGCATCACCCAGGTGTTAGATTCAGATACAACTGAAGCAAACAGCAGGAAGAAATACTCACGGGATTTTCTGTTGACTTTGCAACAGCACTGGACTGGTCTTCCTGTTGGATTTCAGATGAATGAAGCTGTCAATGCAATAATGAATAATTTGGCAGGAAAGTCTTATGTTGTTGACCGGGAACCTCACCCTAGTCCTGGAAGGGGTTCGGACCGCCCAACTTCTCGTGGTGACCGCCGTGGTGCTGTTATGGCTGACGACAGGTGGACTAGGGCGGGTATTCCTCTCAGTCCTGGTCGTGATGTTCACATGGACCTGGCAAATGGACCATCAATTATCAACTACCGTGGTAGCTCAGGAGGTAATCATGGTGTTTTAAGAAATCCACGTGGCCAACCATCAAATCAGTATGGTGGTGGGCTTCTTGCAGGACCCATGCATTCTGTTGGACCTCAAGTACCTCGCAGCGGCTCTGATGCTGATAGATGGCAGCAAAAGGGTCTCATGCCTTCTCCTGTTACACCCATGCAAGCAATGCACAAAGCAGAGAGGAAGTATGTTGTTGGGAAAGTTTCTGATGAGGAAGAGGCGAAGCAGAGGCAGTTGAAAGCTATTCTTAACAAGCTGACTCCGCAAAACTTTGAAAAACTTTTTGAACAAGTTAAGGAAGTCAACATTGACAGTGTAGCAACTCTTACTGGGGTCATTTCACAGATATTTGACAAAGCTTTGACGGAACCAACTTTCTGTGAAATGTATGCTAATTTTTGCTTCCATCTGGCTGGTGCCTTGCCTGACTTCAGTGAAGACAATGAAAAGATCACATTCAAAAGATTGCTTTTGAATAAATGCCAAGAGGAGTTTGAGAGGGGTGAAAGAGAAGAAGCTGAAGCTGATAAAACAGAAGAGGAAGGCGAGATTAAACAAACCAAAGAAGAACGGGAGGAAAAGAGGATCCGTGCTCGAAGGCGCATGCTGGGAAACATTAGGTTAATTGGAGAGTTGTACAAAAAGAAAATGTTGACGGAAAGGATTATGCATGAGTGCATTAAAAAGTTGTTTGGAAATTATGATAATCCCGATGAGGAGAACATTGAAGCACTATGCAAATTGATGAGTACAATTGGTGAGATGATTGATCATGCAAAGGCAAAGGAGCACATGGATGCCTATTTTGGTATGATGCAGAAGATGTCAACAAGTCAGAAGTTGTCTTCTCGTGTACGGTTTATGCTGAGAGATTCAATTGACCTCAGGAGAAATAAATGGCAGCAGAGGCGTAAAGTTGAAGGTCCCAAGAAGATTGAGGAGGTTCACAGAGATGCAGCTCAAGAAAGACATGCTCAGTCGAGTAGGTTAGGGCGTGGTCCAGCTGTTAGTTCTGTTCCAAGAAGAGGAGCGCCTCCTATGGATTATGGCCCCCGTGGATCATCTGCATTAGCATCCCCAAGTTCCCAACAAGGGAGCATTCGAGGAATGCCTCCACATTCACGTGGTTCACAAGACATCCGATACGACAATAGAACTGTTCTTCCCCAGCGGGCAGTCAAGGATGAAGCTATCACTCTTGGGCCACAAGGTGGCCTTGCTAGGGGTATGTCTATAAGAGGGCAGCCACCAGTATCAAATACTGAACTTCCTTCTGTTATTGACCACCGGAGGATAGTATCTGGTTCTAATGGTTATAACTCTGCGGCTGATTGGACATCATCATCTGGAAGAGAAGATTCTAGCTCAAGAATTCCAGATCGAACCTCTGGCCGAACTCCTGCTTCTAGTCAATCTGCTGGACCTTCACAGAGGCCTGCCAGCCAGGAAGGCCGTTCAGGAAGTAAATCATATTCTGAGGATGAATTGAGAGAAAAGTCTGTTTCGGCCATTCGGGAATATTACAGGTAATacttctaaattttttacagTTCATAAGCATTTCACCGTTGATTGGTAGGCCCATGTTTTACTATGCTAGGTTAAAAAATGTCTTTATATTACTGCATTTCTTTTTATTATTCACAAATTCCAGAGTTAATTTACTCATGTTCCTGAGATTAGGTTGCATATTCATGGTTTTTGAGGCGTTGTTGCGTCCTGTGGCGCTGGGGGTACGCCTGGATGCCTAGGCGCCTTCTAGGTGACGCCTAGGCGATATGGCGTAACTAAAACCCTGTGGCGTCCTGTGACGCCTGGGGTACGCCTCAACGCCTAGACGACGACTCAAAAACCATGGGCATATTGTTCTTACGTATTGGAGTGTACACCTTTAGAAACAGCTGAGGAAACGTGTTACTACTCCCAGACAGTTTTACTCCAGGGATATCTGCAAACGTGTACTATGTTTATGAAATTAATGTTATGGATTGAGGCTTTCCTTGTACTGTTTGTTATAATTATAATTCTCCTGATATGTCATAAAGAGTTAGTTCTAGCACCCCGCACTGTCCAATTTTCTTCGTAACATTATATGCTTCTGTTTGGTCAGTGCAAAAGATGAAAAGGAGGTTGCTTTGTGTATTGAGGAGTTGAATGCTCCAAGTTTCTATCCTTCTGTTGTATCACTTTGGGTAAATGATTCCTTTGAGAGAAAAGATATGGAAAGAGAGTTGTTGGCTAAACTTCTCGCCAGCCTTTGCAGTGGTCGACATAATTTGTTGAGCAAGCAACAACTCAGTGATGGGTAGGTGCTTTCTCATACTTTCTAGTATATCGCCATTCAGTCTGCATTGTATTATTACTGACTAAATGATTATTATTTTAGCCTTTCATCTGTTCTTGCCTCATTGGAAGATACTCTAAGTGATGCTCCAAGGGCCACCGAATACCTTGGACGACTTCTTGCAAGGTTTGTGGAGGAAAGCATATTGCTCTTGCAAGAGGTAGGTAAATTGATTCAAGAAGGTGGAGAAGAACCTGGGTACCTAATACAAGATGGTATTGCGGCTGACATCCTTGGTGCAGTTCTGGATTCCATAAAATCAGACAAAGGGGATTCATTCTTGAATGAGGTTAAGTCAACTTCAAGTTTAAAGTTGGTTGATTTCAGACCACAACATCTTAAGCGATCAAAGTTGGACGCCTTCATGTAGGCACATAATTTATTGTTACCTGGTAAGTCTGTTCTAGTCCAGGTGTAAATATTGTTATTGGCTAGTTCTTTGGTCTGAAGACTTAACCTTGAACTAAATATTCTGAACTACTCTTCTTCTGATGACAGATTACCAACGGGTGTGGTCACCAAGCAGATTACTTTCTTCGCACCCAAATACCCATCGGCCTTTTTGATGTACTGTAAAACATCCCTCTGACGCCGCTCCTACTTGCTGTACCTGACAGTACACTATTTATAAGATGGAAGGCGATGGGTCACCCATTTTTTCAGAGTTGATGCTGGTTGTAAGCTACTGTCAATGAAGGGTCGTGGATGGCTGCAGCAGTTAGCTAGGCCCCCATAAGAGTATCAGGGAATATTTTTGTGATCACAGGGAGAAGTCTGCTAACCAATATTAGTTGGTAGTCGGGGGAAGTGTAGGTTGAACTTAATGCCTCCTGCGGGCTTCTGACCAAATATTCCTTTGTGATCAGATATAGTCGGTTAACTTAGCGGCATTTTCCTGATAGACAATGTTTCCCGTGACGGTGCCTTGGATTCTCTGATGTATGTATGGGCGGGGTTCAGGCTGTCAGGTCACTTCAATGCCATCTCTGTTTCTCATTTCGGTTCTGCCCTAGGGTGGTACCTGGTACGTCATGGGGTGTTTCTCATTCTCATTTCGGTTCTTCCTTGGGTTGGCACGTCATGGTGATTACGTCATTTTGGTTATGTTGATTGATTTTAGTTTGCAGGTAGACGTTCCTCTCTTCCAGTTTAGGTTATACATCTCAATGTAATATGTTTCTTTACTGTTTCATAAACAACGGGTCAGAACTAATTTCCtcaatatatatatactttttggCAGTATCAAACAATTTTTTTATACATCATTGATAATTCTATTTGGGTTTAGACAATAATGGTAGGTATGAAGGTAAATGTTGCCTTTTTAAACTCAGTTGGATGGTTAGTTCATCTATAGTCCTATGTAGTTTTTGAATAATATTTCAACGCTTGGATACTTTATATTCATATTCTATGATTCAAGGATATGTAGTTTTTGAATAATATTTCAACGCTTGGATACTTTATATTCATATTCTATGATTCTAGGATGGGAAGGATCTATATGCCAAGATGGGAGTATCGTTTATTTGGATGGTTAGTTCATCTATGATCCTTTTTTAACAAATTTCCAACGCTTGAATACTTTATATTCCAGGATGGGATGGATTTATATTCTAAGATGGAGTATTGTTTATCTCAAATAGATCGCTCTTCCTTTCCTATGATATATACACGTTTGTATTAATCCGAGTCGTGGTTAGCCATCTGGACTTCACTCCACCTAAGCTCAATATTCTATTGTTGGGTAAACTAATACTCAAACATGACGCGATGCCAAGGCTAGCTAATACACGGAGCAAAGGTGATTAAGCATCTTCGGTCAATGACAAGGACCGAAGGAAACTCACGAAGGTTCGAATGGCGAAGGCTCTTCCAGCGAAGACTTTACTCTCCTCAGCAagccaagatatcaaatatcgtGGCTGCTTCGGAAGACATACTTGAGTCTgtaaaaatgaccaaaataccaGACATGAAATTTATATACAATAGAGTTAACCACATTCATGTATCGTCATACGATGTTTGAGTATTAGTTTACCCGCGTCATCCGAGATTGAATCCCCAACATCTATTCCATGCCATGACTTCAATATATTTTGTGTGACTTGCTGCTACTGGGTGTATCCAGGACTTGGACCTAGAGTAGCCGGGTGTGTTTGACAGGGATTCGCATTCTTCTACAAGCATTTCAGATTCTCGTAGAAATGTTTTAGATCTTGATTCTCTCTAAAAATGTTTCTCTGATGAATTGGAATTAAGTCGTGAAATCGTTTGACTAGCTCGCTGGATTCTTGA
Above is a genomic segment from Miscanthus floridulus cultivar M001 chromosome 3, ASM1932011v1, whole genome shotgun sequence containing:
- the LOC136542442 gene encoding eukaryotic translation initiation factor 4G-like isoform X2, whose translation is MRPCMFPSPRHGRSTKIHKCHLHRLPARSRLIRHYRKLHMLLQGLHQKALTHRFLREDRKALVEELKVAPAPVQPAPKQQLLQQHPQPQQKQQQQLSHQPQQVPQQPQQQSTRKEAVGSSQPNSINPHITSQLKRDVHPSPSVSNVTSLRPTVQQMPSVQMPIPFHHPPAQVSLQFGGHGAQLQPQVVPSSFQMSIGLTGSSTPQVPQQLYAPTLQHHQLQQQAMMHPGQGMGYVPSVAHQFPQLGNIPMSMASQYPQQQPNKHATTRKTTVKITHPDTHEELKLDKRMDSSGQRAAPSLTQQSQPVGSYAPHMGFFHQQPNSYNQPGMYYSTPAGVNQVATGSSAPRFNYPVTQSGQAMTYISPSAAPPVSGQSQYTVKPHPVGLLTEKSTHVTISAPPAKSEPPKLRASEDAASSRQKDNEVVSGIIVSSKSTLEKEERNDPIVTVKHPTVISPSLPTHGAKPQTSVTASPVANSVSPVAGADGKSKESIERTGSFKDNKKIVTKKDVRNSSEPPNLASSVEDKVQTVKVGDGDHQETKNLNNELDLTSSSSGSTVPLAARRIIPGAGTANADSTSVTAADVPGTDNSSRSPSSEGTGEPGGVESFAVSAVECDESKRTDKVTTDPSQDNISSDATKHGLPEACAVDPTEQASAVTSNTDDSYAAPLVTNQEQLLKESAPSASEEQAMMNNSSKNSETSVHFLDGNAVDVTTSGTSEHTVQSSNDEGDSDISPESDLAVCNVPLVSSEGQLKSESRADDQQAAAPTVSVRPVSREKPSVEIARTKSTAGKKKKNKKEMLAKADAAGSSDLYNAYKGPEEKSEIVGTVEGADSSSTVDTTHVLPDEPERDVNTAADDCKKKVEPDDWEDAADMSTPKLPSDSGNQAGITQVLDSDTTEANSRKKYSRDFLLTLQQHWTGLPVGFQMNEAVNAIMNNLAGKSYVVDREPHPSPGRGSDRPTSRGDRRGAVMADDRWTRAGIPLSPGRDVHMDLANGPSIINYRGSSGGNHGVLRNPRGQPSNQYGGGLLAGPMHSVGPQVPRSGSDADRWQQKGLMPSPVTPMQAMHKAERKYVVGKVSDEEEAKQRQLKAILNKLTPQNFEKLFEQVKEVNIDSVATLTGVISQIFDKALTEPTFCEMYANFCFHLAGALPDFSEDNEKITFKRLLLNKCQEEFERGEREEAEADKTEEEGEIKQTKEEREEKRIRARRRMLGNIRLIGELYKKKMLTERIMHECIKKLFGNYDNPDEENIEALCKLMSTIGEMIDHAKAKEHMDAYFGMMQKMSTSQKLSSRVRFMLRDSIDLRRNKWQQRRKVEGPKKIEEVHRDAAQERHAQSSRLGRGPAVSSVPRRGAPPMDYGPRGSSALASPSSQQGSIRGMPPHSRGSQDIRYDNRTVLPQRAVKDEAITLGPQGGLARGMSIRGQPPVSNTELPSVIDHRRIVSGSNGYNSAADWTSSSGREDSSSRIPDRTSGRTPASSQSAGPSQRPASQEGRSGSKSYSEDELREKSVSAIREYYSAKDEKEVALCIEELNAPSFYPSVVSLWVNDSFERKDMERELLAKLLASLCSGRHNLLSKQQLSDGLSSVLASLEDTLSDAPRATEYLGRLLARFVEESILLLQEVGKLIQEGGEEPGYLIQDGIAADILGAVLDSIKSDKGDSFLNEVKSTSSLKLVDFRPQHLKRSKLDAFM
- the LOC136542442 gene encoding eukaryotic translation initiation factor 4G-like isoform X1 yields the protein MSQRGDRGEGHARRPGRSSSFGGHRGGGVGGAGKGGAGSSGQPPLSSNRSFRKPGNGHGGHQKVVNQPDTTGFQPAPAPGPHQTPARPPPAPQYAAVHVPVSAPRPQHQDPQVSSSSSASEKQANPPLPKATHAAPRAPPKSSNPPLPQGGSKGEPSKGFNFQFGSINMNGLPQFPARTSSAPPNLDEQKRNQALVEELKVAPAPVQPAPKQQLLQQHPQPQQKQQQQLSHQPQQVPQQPQQQSTRKEAVGSSQPNSINPHITSQLKRDVHPSPSVSNVTSLRPTVQQMPSVQMPIPFHHPPAQVSLQFGGHGAQLQPQVVPSSFQMSIGLTGSSTPQVPQQLYAPTLQHHQLQQQAMMHPGQGMGYVPSVAHQFPQLGNIPMSMASQYPQQQPNKHATTRKTTVKITHPDTHEELKLDKRMDSSGQRAAPSLTQQSQPVGSYAPHMGFFHQQPNSYNQPGMYYSTPAGVNQVATGSSAPRFNYPVTQSGQAMTYISPSAAPPVSGQSQYTVKPHPVGLLTEKSTHVTISAPPAKSEPPKLRASEDAASSRQKDNEVVSGIIVSSKSTLEKEERNDPIVTVKHPTVISPSLPTHGAKPQTSVTASPVANSVSPVAGADGKSKESIERTGSFKDNKKIVTKKDVRNSSEPPNLASSVEDKVQTVKVGDGDHQETKNLNNELDLTSSSSGSTVPLAARRIIPGAGTANADSTSVTAADVPGTDNSSRSPSSEGTGEPGGVESFAVSAVECDESKRTDKVTTDPSQDNISSDATKHGLPEACAVDPTEQASAVTSNTDDSYAAPLVTNQEQLLKESAPSASEEQAMMNNSSKNSETSVHFLDGNAVDVTTSGTSEHTVQSSNDEGDSDISPESDLAVCNVPLVSSEGQLKSESRADDQQAAAPTVSVRPVSREKPSVEIARTKSTAGKKKKNKKEMLAKADAAGSSDLYNAYKGPEEKSEIVGTVEGADSSSTVDTTHVLPDEPERDVNTAADDCKKKVEPDDWEDAADMSTPKLPSDSGNQAGITQVLDSDTTEANSRKKYSRDFLLTLQQHWTGLPVGFQMNEAVNAIMNNLAGKSYVVDREPHPSPGRGSDRPTSRGDRRGAVMADDRWTRAGIPLSPGRDVHMDLANGPSIINYRGSSGGNHGVLRNPRGQPSNQYGGGLLAGPMHSVGPQVPRSGSDADRWQQKGLMPSPVTPMQAMHKAERKYVVGKVSDEEEAKQRQLKAILNKLTPQNFEKLFEQVKEVNIDSVATLTGVISQIFDKALTEPTFCEMYANFCFHLAGALPDFSEDNEKITFKRLLLNKCQEEFERGEREEAEADKTEEEGEIKQTKEEREEKRIRARRRMLGNIRLIGELYKKKMLTERIMHECIKKLFGNYDNPDEENIEALCKLMSTIGEMIDHAKAKEHMDAYFGMMQKMSTSQKLSSRVRFMLRDSIDLRRNKWQQRRKVEGPKKIEEVHRDAAQERHAQSSRLGRGPAVSSVPRRGAPPMDYGPRGSSALASPSSQQGSIRGMPPHSRGSQDIRYDNRTVLPQRAVKDEAITLGPQGGLARGMSIRGQPPVSNTELPSVIDHRRIVSGSNGYNSAADWTSSSGREDSSSRIPDRTSGRTPASSQSAGPSQRPASQEGRSGSKSYSEDELREKSVSAIREYYSAKDEKEVALCIEELNAPSFYPSVVSLWVNDSFERKDMERELLAKLLASLCSGRHNLLSKQQLSDGLSSVLASLEDTLSDAPRATEYLGRLLARFVEESILLLQEVGKLIQEGGEEPGYLIQDGIAADILGAVLDSIKSDKGDSFLNEVKSTSSLKLVDFRPQHLKRSKLDAFM